From the Halalkalicoccus sp. CGA53 genome, one window contains:
- a CDS encoding aldehyde ferredoxin oxidoreductase family protein, producing the protein MLHAEGPLLTIDVGERTTNEEAIEDVLAEFIGGRGVATALAHDRIPFDADPLGEENRLYLTTGPMQTSQMSFTGRMNATALSPLTDGLCSSNAGGFMSRNFAGAGYGAVEIVGESDALLVLHVTDSGTEFEEVPTLEGATSSEVTEYVAEERDLSEEHVACIGPAGENLVRFASIMTTESRAFGRGGLGAVLGSKNVKAITFDGDSHPEIEIDEVQMDVHREAATNDHIMKRQGTTSVTDLANEVNGLPTRYFSEQQFEGVEGINGDRVEEKKYKKGTCSACAFACKLPTKDDERGVETEGPEFETVMAFGSNCAVDDIVDVMQSNELCDQFGLDTISCGNTVAGYLASEDAFGDTELIHETVEKIAYRDGIGDTLAEGIGRAAEELGVDNFTVKNLSFAGHEGRTLHGQGLAYAVSNRGADHMYSTFYAWEYPLVGKDDAFPQSGFEGKPEAVARQENARALEDCGIVCRFSRGVMNPERYEALLEADYEDLLEVGGRVVELERHFNNQRGFDRADDTLPYVDQLEGFDDALTEYYGVRGWSDEGVVESASAPAPADD; encoded by the coding sequence ATGCTCCACGCCGAAGGCCCACTGCTCACGATCGACGTCGGCGAGCGCACCACGAACGAGGAAGCCATCGAGGACGTTCTCGCCGAGTTCATCGGCGGACGCGGCGTCGCGACGGCGCTCGCCCACGACCGGATCCCGTTCGACGCGGATCCACTCGGTGAAGAGAACCGCCTCTACCTCACGACCGGCCCGATGCAGACCTCCCAGATGAGTTTCACGGGGAGGATGAACGCGACCGCGCTCTCGCCGCTCACCGACGGCCTCTGCTCGTCGAACGCAGGGGGGTTCATGTCACGGAACTTCGCGGGCGCGGGCTACGGGGCGGTCGAGATCGTCGGGGAGAGCGACGCACTCCTCGTGCTCCACGTCACCGATTCTGGTACCGAGTTCGAAGAAGTACCGACCCTCGAGGGGGCGACCTCCTCGGAGGTCACCGAGTACGTCGCCGAGGAACGCGACCTCTCGGAGGAGCACGTCGCCTGCATCGGCCCGGCGGGTGAGAACCTCGTCCGGTTCGCCTCGATCATGACGACCGAGAGCCGGGCCTTCGGAAGAGGGGGTCTCGGCGCGGTCCTGGGTTCGAAGAACGTGAAGGCGATCACGTTCGACGGCGACTCGCACCCCGAGATCGAGATCGACGAAGTCCAGATGGACGTCCACCGCGAGGCCGCGACGAACGACCACATCATGAAACGCCAGGGGACGACGTCGGTGACCGACCTGGCGAACGAGGTGAACGGTTTACCAACCAGGTACTTCTCCGAACAGCAGTTCGAGGGCGTCGAGGGGATCAACGGCGATCGCGTCGAGGAGAAGAAGTACAAGAAGGGGACCTGTTCGGCGTGTGCCTTTGCCTGTAAACTCCCGACGAAGGACGACGAGCGCGGCGTCGAGACCGAGGGGCCGGAGTTCGAGACGGTGATGGCGTTCGGGTCGAACTGCGCGGTCGACGACATCGTCGACGTGATGCAGTCGAACGAGCTCTGTGACCAGTTCGGCCTCGACACCATCTCCTGTGGAAACACGGTCGCGGGCTACCTCGCGAGCGAGGACGCCTTCGGCGACACCGAGCTGATCCACGAGACGGTCGAGAAGATCGCGTACAGGGACGGCATCGGCGACACGCTCGCGGAGGGGATCGGCCGCGCCGCGGAGGAGCTCGGCGTCGATAACTTCACGGTGAAGAACCTCTCGTTCGCGGGCCACGAGGGCCGCACCCTCCACGGCCAGGGGCTGGCCTACGCGGTGTCGAACCGCGGGGCGGACCACATGTACTCGACCTTCTACGCCTGGGAGTACCCGCTCGTCGGGAAGGACGACGCGTTCCCCCAGAGCGGCTTCGAGGGCAAGCCCGAGGCGGTCGCCCGCCAGGAGAACGCCCGCGCGCTCGAGGACTGCGGCATCGTCTGTCGGTTCTCCCGCGGCGTGATGAACCCCGAGAGGTACGAGGCGCTCCTCGAGGCCGACTACGAGGACCTGCTCGAGGTGGGCGGCCGCGTCGTCGAACTCGAGCGGCACTTCAACAACCAGCGCGGCTTCGACCGGGCGGACGACACGCTGCCGTACGTCGACCAGCTCGAGGGCTTCGACGACGCGCTCACCGAGTACTACGGCGTTCGCGGCTGGTCCGACGAGGGCGTCGTCGAGAGCGCCTCGGCACCCGCCCCGGCCGACGACTGA
- a CDS encoding AAA family ATPase: MCKHLSRGHDELYTGYRLTTATADWSTFETVGGYMPEEAGDGELTFEPGQVLRRFKRGGEQRNELLIVDEINRADIDKSFGQLFTLLSGQAVQLPYKREGEEIEILPADRIDGEPSAHEYVVPTSWRILATMNSYDKTSLYELSYAFMRRFAFIHVDAPEIPEDSDLQVELLESYVDMWGVEPDEDVLRIIGGVWRATNATVEGRKIGPAIVRDMLAHVFESEEDVETASAQAVTNYVFPQLEGVPRRERIVSEIATVDGIDESRLKRLGRDVLGVSVDG; encoded by the coding sequence GTGTGTAAACACCTGTCGAGGGGCCACGACGAACTCTATACGGGCTATCGACTCACGACGGCGACGGCGGACTGGTCGACGTTCGAGACCGTTGGCGGCTACATGCCCGAGGAGGCGGGCGATGGCGAATTGACGTTCGAACCGGGCCAGGTGCTCCGGCGGTTCAAGCGAGGCGGCGAACAGCGGAACGAGCTGCTGATCGTCGACGAGATCAACCGCGCGGACATCGACAAGTCGTTCGGACAGCTGTTCACGCTGCTCTCGGGCCAGGCGGTTCAGCTGCCGTACAAGCGGGAGGGCGAGGAGATCGAGATCCTACCGGCCGATCGGATCGACGGGGAGCCGAGCGCACACGAGTACGTCGTTCCGACGTCGTGGCGGATCCTGGCGACGATGAACAGTTACGACAAGACCTCGCTCTACGAGCTCTCGTACGCGTTCATGCGTCGGTTCGCGTTCATCCACGTTGATGCACCCGAAATCCCCGAGGACTCGGATCTACAGGTCGAACTACTCGAATCGTACGTCGACATGTGGGGAGTCGAACCGGACGAAGACGTGCTCCGGATCATCGGCGGGGTGTGGCGGGCGACCAACGCGACCGTCGAGGGTCGCAAGATCGGTCCCGCTATCGTCCGAGACATGCTCGCACACGTGTTCGAGTCGGAGGAGGATGTCGAGACGGCGAGTGCACAGGCCGTGACGAACTACGTGTTCCCACAGTTGGAGGGCGTCCCCCGTCGGGAACGGATCGTCAGCGAGATAGCGACGGTCGACGGAATAGACGAGAGTCGGCTGAAACGACTGGGACGCGACGTGCTGGGGGTCAGCGTAGATGGATAG